A part of Gracilimonas sediminicola genomic DNA contains:
- the fliR gene encoding flagellar biosynthetic protein FliR, producing the protein MESLTIDMILSVFLVFTRVAALIMTGPFFSSAAFPKQIKLFFAMATTILLFFAIPADGAFVSASDGTLFIFQAIILEILVGMALGLVGQLVFAGLEMAGMLISLNTGLSFANMIDSSTQQQSAVLSNLFSMIAVLVFLSIDGDKIYISALAKSFEVIPVNEAQIHLAGPYMLEIATYLFTIGVQIASPFIIVLFLLDVSLAIFARIMPQANMMFIALPIKFGVGIALLMLAIPYLPTAFDLMFQHLYDFLVEVMGVISPLEF; encoded by the coding sequence ATGGAATCACTTACGATAGATATGATTTTATCGGTGTTCCTTGTTTTTACCCGGGTAGCTGCGCTTATCATGACCGGACCTTTTTTCAGTTCGGCAGCTTTTCCCAAGCAAATTAAGCTGTTTTTTGCAATGGCGACTACCATTCTGCTTTTCTTTGCCATCCCGGCCGATGGTGCTTTTGTCTCAGCAAGTGACGGCACGCTATTTATTTTCCAGGCCATTATTCTCGAAATTTTAGTGGGAATGGCCTTGGGTTTGGTGGGCCAGCTTGTGTTTGCAGGACTTGAAATGGCGGGGATGCTTATCAGTTTAAATACCGGCCTCAGCTTTGCCAATATGATTGACAGTTCAACCCAACAGCAAAGCGCTGTACTTAGTAACCTGTTCAGCATGATAGCCGTGTTGGTTTTTCTGTCGATTGATGGCGATAAAATTTATATCAGTGCGTTGGCAAAAAGCTTTGAGGTTATACCGGTGAATGAGGCTCAAATTCATCTGGCCGGGCCTTATATGCTTGAGATTGCCACTTACCTTTTTACGATCGGGGTTCAGATTGCCTCTCCGTTCATCATTGTGCTGTTTCTGTTGGATGTATCGCTGGCTATTTTTGCCCGGATCATGCCACAGGCCAACATGATGTTCATCGCTCTTCCCATCAAGTTTGGTGTAGGGATTGCCCTGCTGATGCTCGCCATCCCGTACCTGCCCACAGCCTTCGATTTGATGTTCCAGCATCTGTACGACTTCCTGGTAGAAGTGATGGGTGTCATTTCTCCGCTGGAATTTTAA
- the fliQ gene encoding flagellar biosynthesis protein FliQ, whose product MNIDTALYWLQEMLTAVVVLCSPAMVGALAVGLAVAIFQAATSIQEMTLSYIPKMVVVVVVLFFAFGFMLQFAVDFTQRVFDFIPQITQ is encoded by the coding sequence ATGAATATAGATACAGCACTTTATTGGTTACAGGAAATGCTCACAGCCGTTGTGGTTTTATGTTCACCGGCCATGGTAGGGGCGCTTGCCGTAGGTTTAGCTGTCGCCATTTTCCAGGCGGCTACCTCTATTCAGGAAATGACTCTTAGTTATATCCCGAAGATGGTAGTGGTAGTGGTGGTACTGTTTTTTGCTTTTGGCTTCATGTTGCAGTTTGCGGTCGATTTCACACAACGCGTGTTCGATTTCATACCGCAGATTACACAATAA
- the fliP gene encoding flagellar type III secretion system pore protein FliP (The bacterial flagellar biogenesis protein FliP forms a type III secretion system (T3SS)-type pore required for flagellar assembly.): MSKLKLKSSLFTKVFIVMASLFVALPSSSEATPINLASVTSPMFIQAIPQIDLSIGNTGATAQDEDFTLPIQALILITVLSFGSAFITMMTSFTRIIVVFFFLRMGLGTQQSPPNQVLVGLALFLTIFIMKPTFDRMNEEAIQPYINEEMTQMEALGAAAVPLKEFMVRQTSDQDLLYFMDMAEIQSVDDIETLPLYVAVPAYVLSELRVAFQIGFMIYLPFMVIDLVVASILLAMGIMFLPPVMVSLPFKILVFVLTDGWYLLVQSLVESFN; encoded by the coding sequence ATGTCGAAGTTGAAACTTAAAAGTTCGTTGTTTACGAAGGTTTTTATAGTGATGGCCTCGCTGTTTGTGGCACTGCCATCGTCTTCTGAGGCTACACCGATTAATTTGGCTTCGGTAACAAGCCCGATGTTTATTCAAGCTATTCCGCAAATCGATCTATCGATTGGAAACACCGGCGCTACCGCACAGGACGAAGATTTTACCTTGCCGATTCAGGCTCTGATTTTAATCACGGTACTTTCATTCGGATCGGCCTTCATCACCATGATGACCAGCTTTACCCGGATTATCGTGGTATTTTTCTTTCTACGGATGGGGTTGGGTACACAGCAGTCACCGCCCAATCAGGTGCTGGTAGGACTGGCATTATTCCTCACAATTTTCATCATGAAGCCCACATTTGACCGGATGAACGAGGAAGCCATTCAGCCGTACATCAACGAAGAAATGACGCAAATGGAAGCATTGGGGGCAGCTGCGGTTCCGCTCAAGGAGTTCATGGTTCGGCAGACATCAGATCAGGACCTGCTGTATTTTATGGACATGGCGGAAATCCAAAGCGTAGATGATATTGAAACCCTGCCACTTTATGTAGCCGTACCGGCCTATGTGTTAAGCGAGCTTAGGGTGGCCTTCCAGATTGGCTTTATGATTTACCTGCCCTTTATGGTCATAGACCTTGTGGTTGCTTCCATCTTGCTGGCGATGGGTATTATGTTCCTTCCGCCGGTGATGGTTTCGCTGCCTTTTAAAATCCTTGTTTTTGTACTTACCGATGGCTGGTACCTGCTGGTACAGTCGCTGGTTGAAAGTTTTAATTAG
- a CDS encoding flagellar biosynthetic protein FliO — protein MDFTKILSQSKKKPQNVLKIVLAFAVALLVIWMFLVSRMEFSATEKAASNPEAIERTQGLKTSLGQKTAEVEATASEPENAGEDTVFQNAFTTFLVMMGMLGLVWFWARKKSGSTQQKQEGRDLGEHILGQGAQLKFVEINNEVWVMGMTAGSLNLLHRIPKSEWNENEGLEEIAEVKNGSADFKSLYKMFKN, from the coding sequence ATGGACTTCACCAAAATCCTTTCACAGTCAAAAAAGAAGCCACAGAACGTGCTCAAAATCGTGCTTGCGTTTGCGGTGGCCCTGTTGGTTATCTGGATGTTTCTGGTATCAAGAATGGAGTTCTCAGCCACTGAAAAGGCTGCATCCAATCCGGAAGCGATAGAACGCACCCAGGGTTTAAAAACAAGCCTTGGGCAAAAAACCGCTGAAGTTGAAGCAACAGCTTCAGAGCCGGAAAATGCCGGGGAAGACACCGTTTTTCAAAATGCATTTACCACCTTCCTGGTAATGATGGGGATGCTGGGACTGGTTTGGTTTTGGGCAAGAAAAAAGTCCGGTTCAACCCAACAAAAACAAGAAGGGCGTGACCTTGGAGAACATATTCTGGGGCAAGGTGCACAGTTGAAGTTTGTAGAAATTAATAACGAGGTGTGGGTGATGGGAATGACCGCAGGATCGCTGAATTTACTGCATCGCATCCCTAAATCAGAGTGGAATGAAAACGAAGGTTTGGAAGAAATAGCAGAGGTCAAAAACGGTTCCGCTGATTTTAAATCACTCTATAAAATGTTCAAGAACTAA
- the fliN gene encoding flagellar motor switch protein FliN translates to MNYYQEQLQNNLPEIEKYLTSVLLEETNIEITSFETISSEAFLEKMVKEDIFILTRDENTETDLICILDKDWFAILSSIMLGVDESSFNEVTKDLLMKFSSELSTTLSKKLKEDGQEFDLRELEVLTLKQLEDKLGHTEYFFGMMEVEGLADDKIKAASVFGNPQAQVVAEEEPEEEVEEEPAKDEFTPSDSEELEKAGAKEEVISGRYIEFEDFEQTTPAIKNGDGNSMDLLKDVEMDVSVELGRIELPLGKVLQLSKGSVIELEKLAGEPVDILVNGQRIAHGEVVVVDEHFGVRISNLITTRQRLAKLS, encoded by the coding sequence ATGAATTACTATCAAGAACAACTGCAAAATAACCTTCCCGAAATAGAGAAGTATTTAACCTCTGTTCTGCTGGAAGAAACGAATATTGAAATCACCTCTTTTGAGACTATTTCTTCGGAAGCTTTTCTGGAGAAGATGGTCAAGGAAGATATTTTCATCCTTACAAGAGATGAAAATACCGAGACCGACCTTATCTGTATTCTGGATAAAGACTGGTTTGCCATTCTTTCCAGCATCATGTTGGGTGTGGATGAAAGCTCGTTCAACGAGGTGACTAAAGACTTATTGATGAAGTTCTCGTCCGAACTTTCCACAACGCTGTCCAAGAAATTGAAAGAAGACGGGCAGGAATTTGATCTCCGCGAGCTGGAAGTATTAACGCTTAAGCAGCTGGAAGATAAATTAGGCCATACCGAATATTTCTTTGGTATGATGGAAGTGGAAGGCCTGGCTGACGATAAAATTAAAGCAGCTTCAGTGTTCGGGAATCCGCAAGCGCAGGTTGTAGCTGAGGAAGAACCTGAAGAGGAAGTTGAGGAAGAACCGGCAAAAGATGAGTTCACTCCATCTGATTCCGAAGAACTCGAAAAAGCCGGCGCAAAGGAAGAGGTGATATCCGGCCGCTATATTGAGTTTGAAGATTTTGAGCAAACCACTCCGGCCATCAAAAATGGTGATGGCAATAGCATGGATCTGCTTAAAGATGTGGAAATGGATGTGTCGGTAGAACTTGGACGCATCGAATTACCGCTTGGTAAAGTACTTCAGCTTTCCAAAGGTTCTGTAATAGAATTAGAGAAACTGGCCGGTGAGCCGGTTGACATCCTCGTAAACGGGCAGCGTATTGCTCACGGCGAAGTTGTAGTTGTAGACGAACATTTTGGCGTTCGGATCTCAAATCTGATTACTACCCGCCAACGTTTAGCCAAGCTCTCGTAA
- a CDS encoding flagellar motor switch protein FliM has protein sequence MESKLPRHTLGNVKYVESYDFKHPKLFSKEIMRTLHAIHEVFSRNLSRIFSSSLRYKVDVYLDKVDQLSSTEFARQIKSPSTIYLLSVKELGGEVIVVLPPEFCIHLIERQSGGAEKKLSERRILTIIEEKIMSRVMGSISNEIVMAWEPYMDFKVDDVKYESKPENLHLASVDPNIVVKFAVDLGGQEIEIGISYSYSLLKKAMNDTIMKKGMNSRKERLSEEEMESYKRTLEKANIRIQSLLGTTRLTLDEIMNLKEGDTIPLRQKSDKPLEIRVNGVKKMTAYPGVIQGYRAVKIFELLEEINEQELV, from the coding sequence ATGGAATCGAAGCTGCCCAGGCATACATTGGGAAATGTTAAATATGTAGAATCCTACGATTTCAAACATCCAAAGCTGTTTAGTAAGGAAATCATGAGGACGCTGCATGCTATTCATGAAGTATTTTCCCGAAACCTAAGCCGCATTTTCAGCTCCTCGCTTCGCTACAAAGTGGATGTGTACCTCGACAAGGTAGACCAACTTTCGTCAACGGAGTTTGCCCGGCAAATAAAAAGCCCGAGCACCATTTACCTGCTATCAGTGAAAGAACTTGGCGGTGAAGTGATAGTGGTCCTTCCTCCCGAATTTTGTATTCACCTTATTGAAAGACAAAGCGGCGGTGCTGAAAAGAAACTTAGCGAGCGCCGAATCCTCACCATCATCGAAGAGAAAATTATGTCGCGGGTGATGGGTAGCATCAGCAATGAAATTGTGATGGCCTGGGAGCCGTACATGGATTTCAAGGTGGATGATGTAAAGTACGAAAGCAAGCCTGAAAACCTCCATCTGGCTTCTGTTGACCCCAATATCGTAGTGAAATTTGCGGTAGATCTGGGCGGTCAAGAAATTGAGATCGGCATTTCCTATTCCTACAGCCTGCTCAAAAAGGCAATGAACGACACGATCATGAAAAAGGGGATGAACTCGCGCAAGGAACGGCTTTCGGAGGAAGAGATGGAGTCGTATAAGCGAACCCTGGAAAAAGCCAACATCCGCATTCAATCGTTGCTGGGCACCACTCGGCTCACCCTGGATGAAATCATGAACCTGAAGGAAGGCGATACCATCCCGCTGCGGCAAAAGTCAGACAAGCCGCTGGAAATACGCGTGAATGGCGTAAAGAAAATGACGGCATATCCCGGGGTTATTCAGGGATACAGAGCTGTCAAAATATTTGAACTCCTCGAAGAAATTAACGAACAGGAACTGGTATAA
- a CDS encoding flagellar basal body-associated FliL family protein yields the protein MATENKNDPKDKKDIKAKKRKGGPNFLKLGKYFLLVLILVGQGFLAYAIVDKYYPTVFAKMSEKSPSDYGTYQMEEMVVNPANTYGKRYLMVEISLELDDKDHVSLLDENMMKLKQEIIDALSSRNVDQLTRVAGREELRRELSGLINSSIGVRSVRNLYFTKYVMQ from the coding sequence ATGGCTACAGAGAATAAAAACGACCCAAAAGACAAAAAGGATATAAAAGCCAAGAAGCGTAAAGGCGGGCCAAATTTTCTTAAGCTCGGAAAATATTTCCTGCTTGTGCTTATTCTGGTGGGGCAGGGATTTCTGGCGTACGCCATTGTGGATAAATATTATCCAACCGTTTTTGCTAAAATGAGTGAGAAAAGTCCGTCCGATTACGGCACTTATCAAATGGAAGAGATGGTGGTGAATCCCGCTAATACTTATGGGAAAAGATACCTGATGGTGGAAATAAGCCTTGAATTGGACGATAAAGACCATGTTTCGCTTCTCGACGAGAATATGATGAAGCTGAAGCAAGAAATTATTGATGCGCTTTCGTCACGTAATGTTGACCAACTTACCCGGGTAGCCGGGCGCGAAGAATTAAGGAGAGAACTTTCAGGACTAATTAATTCCTCAATCGGAGTACGTTCGGTACGCAATTTGTATTTCACTAAATATGTAATGCAATGA
- a CDS encoding OmpA/MotB family protein: MGKSEGDSQGWLVTYSDLVTLILTFFVLLYTMTSGVEKTSFNSFIQYFQKNAGFLPESQAAVESIENKIEPEQLEQMMEEQMERWEAFADFLHEQDVASEVDIQLLRDGVKITLSDSLTFESGSSELLPEAKIVLQQVAEVLGEREIDIEVQGHTDNVPISNMLFQSNWHLGAARSVSVVQYLQAQADMAPSHFKASSFGEYRPVSENETADGRRRNRRVEIYLKDLIARGALEAVLPFDEPIPVYNPTTN, encoded by the coding sequence ATGGGAAAATCTGAAGGAGATTCTCAAGGCTGGTTAGTGACCTATAGTGACCTTGTGACGTTGATTCTCACGTTCTTTGTGTTGCTATACACCATGACTTCCGGTGTTGAGAAAACATCGTTTAACAGCTTTATACAATACTTCCAGAAGAATGCGGGATTTTTGCCGGAATCTCAGGCAGCCGTAGAAAGTATTGAGAATAAAATAGAACCCGAGCAGCTCGAGCAAATGATGGAAGAGCAGATGGAGCGATGGGAAGCCTTTGCCGATTTTTTGCATGAGCAGGATGTAGCATCCGAAGTGGATATTCAGCTACTCCGCGACGGAGTTAAAATCACGTTGAGTGATTCGCTTACATTTGAAAGTGGTTCTTCTGAATTATTACCGGAGGCTAAGATCGTATTACAGCAGGTTGCCGAAGTTCTGGGGGAGCGTGAAATTGATATTGAGGTACAGGGGCATACCGATAATGTGCCTATTAGTAACATGTTGTTCCAATCAAACTGGCATTTGGGGGCGGCGCGTTCGGTATCGGTAGTGCAGTATTTACAAGCACAGGCAGATATGGCCCCTTCCCATTTTAAGGCGAGCAGTTTTGGGGAATATCGCCCGGTATCAGAAAATGAAACAGCGGATGGAAGAAGAAGAAACCGGCGCGTTGAGATCTACCTGAAAGACCTGATTGCCAGGGGAGCCCTTGAGGCCGTACTGCCATTTGATGAGCCCATTCCGGTTTATAATCCAACAACAAATTAA
- a CDS encoding motility protein A, giving the protein MLDRSTIIGLVIGFTLIVGSIMMEGSILIFLSLSSLFIVVGGAMASTMISFSIDDIKTSFKTFMGLMKVTSIDLRTDMELLSMFARRVRTGGLLILDNDIKHLKDDYLKNGLQLAVDGFKEESLDSILADEIKGAERDLELAAGVMNSLATYGPAFGMIGTIVGLVLMLQNISDPEALGAGMAVALLTTLYGSMFANMIVGPLAAKLEYLSEIALNRKRMFRVGILSIVAGENPRIMEKKMLIHIDPHSRAEYVKHHEELKIIKQRDEKFYKLWIEQQDKEWENLKEILKAG; this is encoded by the coding sequence ATGTTAGATCGTTCAACAATCATAGGATTAGTTATTGGGTTCACCCTGATCGTCGGTTCCATCATGATGGAAGGAAGTATTCTCATATTCTTGAGTTTGTCTTCTCTTTTTATTGTGGTTGGGGGGGCGATGGCATCAACCATGATCAGCTTCAGCATTGATGACATCAAAACGAGTTTTAAAACCTTCATGGGATTAATGAAAGTGACCTCTATTGACCTCCGAACCGACATGGAGTTGCTCAGTATGTTTGCCCGGCGTGTTAGAACCGGTGGATTGTTGATTCTGGATAACGACATCAAACATCTAAAAGATGACTATCTGAAGAATGGTCTTCAGCTGGCGGTTGACGGTTTCAAAGAAGAAAGCCTGGATAGTATTCTTGCAGATGAGATAAAAGGAGCAGAGCGGGATTTAGAACTCGCTGCCGGTGTTATGAATTCACTGGCTACCTATGGACCTGCATTCGGTATGATCGGGACTATTGTGGGGCTGGTATTGATGCTTCAGAATATTTCGGATCCGGAGGCGCTTGGGGCCGGTATGGCGGTGGCCCTTTTGACAACACTTTACGGAAGTATGTTCGCCAATATGATTGTGGGACCGCTGGCGGCAAAATTAGAGTATTTGAGTGAAATTGCTTTGAACCGAAAGCGGATGTTCAGGGTGGGTATTTTGTCCATTGTAGCCGGTGAAAATCCCCGCATCATGGAAAAGAAAATGCTGATTCATATTGACCCGCACAGCCGGGCAGAGTACGTCAAACACCATGAAGAACTAAAGATTATCAAACAACGCGACGAGAAGTTTTACAAACTTTGGATCGAACAACAGGATAAAGAATGGGAAAATCTGAAGGAGATTCTCAAGGCTGGTTAG
- a CDS encoding flagellar hook protein FlgE: MSLVKSLNSGVSGLRAFQTKMDVIGNNIANVETAGYKSSSVTFAEMMSERLGRAGGGGDSSPQLSNQVGLGVRVSSISRDFSQGAMQSTGRSTDLAIEGEGYFMVSDGGENLMTRAGNFVFNKDGMLVDQAGRSVQGYIADSSGNILGGGAAEDVRIDFENVLPPKKTDNVTLAGNLNAGTSVSKVLQAQSGFTTAAGDNATATTPINDLSQTLTDLSAGDVISFDVTLNDGTAATISHTYSAGDTVGDMINSFNSGLTSTEGQLSLIDGMMNLRSATMGDSDLDISNVSVTGAGDINFPGLQTIQEGQTNTQTMSTTVYDDLGQAHSLMLEFTQVGTNEWQYDARFLDGETITSGASGTVTFDELGQLSSGDMLNMTFEPGRGASTSSFAVNLGDSQTGTRFTQYAGSNSAKVISQDGYTQGQLIDVAIDGAGQVQGIYDNGNSTVLAQLALAQVQNQNGLEMVGSGLFRATSAAGEMFVNTADSFAGTAINSGSLEGSNVDLAKEFTNMITSQRAYQSNARVITTSDEMLTEAVNLKR; the protein is encoded by the coding sequence ATGTCATTAGTCAAATCTTTAAATTCAGGTGTTAGTGGTTTGAGAGCATTTCAAACCAAAATGGATGTTATAGGTAATAACATTGCAAATGTAGAAACGGCGGGCTACAAATCATCATCGGTTACTTTTGCTGAGATGATGAGTGAGCGTTTAGGCCGGGCAGGTGGTGGCGGAGATTCCTCCCCCCAGCTGAGCAACCAGGTTGGGTTGGGAGTGCGTGTATCTTCCATCAGCCGCGATTTTAGCCAGGGTGCGATGCAAAGCACAGGCCGATCCACCGATTTAGCCATTGAAGGCGAAGGATACTTTATGGTATCAGACGGCGGTGAAAACCTGATGACCCGAGCCGGTAACTTTGTATTTAACAAAGATGGAATGCTGGTAGATCAGGCCGGTCGTTCAGTTCAAGGATACATCGCTGACAGTAGTGGAAACATTCTGGGCGGCGGTGCGGCTGAAGACGTTCGTATCGATTTTGAGAACGTACTTCCTCCAAAGAAAACAGATAACGTGACGCTTGCCGGTAACCTGAATGCAGGAACCAGCGTGAGCAAAGTACTGCAAGCTCAAAGTGGATTTACAACCGCAGCCGGAGACAATGCAACGGCTACAACTCCTATAAACGATCTGAGCCAAACACTGACGGATCTATCTGCGGGTGATGTAATTTCGTTCGATGTTACATTAAACGACGGAACGGCTGCAACTATCTCACATACTTATTCTGCCGGTGACACTGTTGGTGATATGATTAACAGCTTCAACAGTGGATTAACCTCAACTGAAGGCCAGCTTTCTTTGATTGACGGAATGATGAACCTGCGCTCGGCAACTATGGGCGACAGTGATCTCGACATTTCAAATGTATCAGTAACCGGAGCGGGAGACATCAACTTCCCGGGACTGCAAACTATTCAGGAAGGCCAAACCAACACGCAAACCATGAGTACCACGGTTTATGATGATCTTGGTCAGGCTCACTCACTGATGCTTGAGTTCACACAGGTTGGTACCAACGAATGGCAATACGACGCCCGTTTCCTTGATGGCGAAACCATCACAAGCGGAGCTTCCGGAACCGTTACGTTTGATGAACTCGGCCAGCTTTCTTCAGGCGATATGCTGAACATGACTTTTGAGCCTGGTCGAGGAGCAAGCACATCAAGTTTCGCCGTAAACCTCGGTGATTCCCAAACAGGAACACGGTTCACACAATATGCAGGATCTAATTCTGCTAAGGTGATTAGCCAGGACGGTTACACCCAGGGACAGCTTATTGATGTTGCCATTGATGGAGCCGGACAGGTTCAGGGAATTTATGACAACGGAAACAGCACCGTTCTGGCGCAGCTTGCTCTTGCGCAGGTTCAAAACCAGAATGGACTTGAAATGGTAGGAAGCGGGTTGTTCCGTGCTACCTCAGCTGCCGGCGAAATGTTTGTAAACACAGCCGATAGCTTTGCCGGAACAGCTATTAACTCCGGTTCGTTGGAAGGATCAAATGTTGACCTGGCCAAAGAATTTACAAATATGATTACCTCACAACGAGCCTATCAGTCAAACGCTCGGGTAATCACAACTTCTGACGAAATGTTGACAGAAGCAGTAAATCTGAAAAGGTAA